One window from the genome of Maylandia zebra isolate NMK-2024a linkage group LG18, Mzebra_GT3a, whole genome shotgun sequence encodes:
- the LOC101484420 gene encoding apolipoprotein D-like yields the protein MKPAQVVALTLLSVVAIGAQVLRLGKCPQPAVQANFDANRYIGKWYEIHKLPTSFQKGQCATANYTLLSPGVIEVLNTELLDNGTVNAIVGSAKVKNPAEPSKLEVSFNNSPPGPYWVLSTDYDGHSLVYGCTDYGLFRVELSWILSRKPTLSKETLEKLQGILYSVGVSVENMVPTNQDETYCSPVNQ from the exons ATGAAGCCTGCACAGGTGGTTGCATTGACTCTACTGTCTGTTGTTGCGATCGGCGCTCAGGTCTTGAGGTTGGGCAAATGTCCCCAGCCTGCTGTTCAGGCCAACTTTGACGCCAACAGG TACATTGGAAAATGGTATGAGATCCATAAGTTACCCACAAGCTTCCAGAAAGGCCAGTGTGCCACTGCTAACTACACCCTGTTGAGTCCTGGAGTCATCGAGGTCCTGAACACTGAGCTTCT CGATAATGGAACCGTTAACGCCATCGTCGGCTCTGCCAAAGTCAAGAACCCCGCTGAGCCTTCCAAGCTTGAGGTCTCCTTCAACA ACTCTCCTCCCGGCCCCTACTGGGTTCTGTCTACCGACTACGACGGTCACTCTCTGGTCTACGGCTGCACCGACTACGGCCTGTTCCGTGTGGAGCTGTCCTGGATCCTGAGCAGGAAGCCCACCCTCTCTAAGGAGACCCTCGAGAAGCTCCAAGGCATCCTGTACTCTGTCGGAGTAAGCGTGGAAAACATGGTCCCCACCAACCAGGACGAGACTTACTGCAGCCCAGTTAACCAGTGA
- the apoda.1 gene encoding apolipoprotein Da, duplicate 1 yields the protein MKLPLALVFALTLPIIRAQVPHWGPCPEPAVQPAFSLKQFMGRWFEIAKLPAQFEKGRCIETNFTLTTSNSIRVVSSEILKGEMKKIEGIGVVEDIKNPAKLGISYSYVLPYSPYWILSTDYVNSALVYSCTDILRLFHVDFAWILGRTRTLPESTIEKAKEIFANNNIDVSRMIPSRQMGCEKTL from the exons ATGAAGCTACCTTTGGCTCTGGTGTTTGCACTCACCCTCCCCATCATCAGGGCTCAGGTTCCCCACTGGGGCCCGTGTCCAGAGCCTGCTGTTCAACCCGCCTTCAGCCTTAAACAG TTCATGGGGAGATGGTTTGAAATTGCCAAACTGCCAGCCCAGTTTGAGAAAGGCCGCTGCATTGAAACCAATTTCACTTTGACGACGAGCAACTCCATTCGAGTGGTCAGCTCTGAAATACT aaaaggagAGATGAAGAAAATCGAAGGGATCGGGGTCGTAGAGGATATAAAGAATCCAGCCAAGCTGGGAATAAGTTATTCCTACG TCCTTCCCTACTCCCCTTATTGGATCCTGTCTACTGACTACGTGAATTCGGCCTTGGTGTATTCATGCACTGACATCCTCAGGCTCTTCCACGTCGACTTCGCCTGGATCCTGGGGCGAACACGCACCCTGCCAGAATCCACCATTGAGAAAGCCAAAGAGATCTTTGCAAACAACAACATCGACGTGAGCAGGATGATCCCCAGCAGGCAGATGGGCTGTGAAAAAACGCTGTGA